TGGAGTTCGGCCCCGGGATCAGGTTCGTCGCGCCGAGGTAGTCGAGGAACGCCTCGCGCGTGAGCCAGCCGCGGCGTCGCACGACCTCGTCCTCCATCATCGCGACGTGCGCCGCGGGCCCGCCGAACGCGGTCGTGCCGAGTCGGAGGAAGAGGAGCGCGAGCTCGCGCAAGGAGGACGTCCGGGCGTGCATGCGGCAGTATCTTAGTCGCGCCGCCCGTTCTTCTCGCCCCCGCCGCGCCCGCCCGCATGTCGCTGTCGCTCGTTCTCGCCGCACTCGTCGCCGTCACCGACTCCGCCACGCACAACGGCCGCGCCGGACAGACCACCGTGCCGGCCGTGCGCGCGGACACGACGATCGACGTGGACGGACGGCTCGACGAGCCGGTGTGGCGTCGCGCGGCGCTGCTCACGGGGTTCTCGCTGTACCAGCCTGCCGACGGCCGGCCCGCGCCCGACTCCACCGAGGTGCTCGTGTGGTACTCGCCGACGGCGATGCACTTCGGCGTGCGCGCGTACGAGCCGCACGGCCCGGTGCAGGCCACGCTCGCCGACCGCGACCGCGTGAGCGCCGACGACAACGTCGAGATCCAGCTCGACACGTTCGACGAGGGGCGGCGCGCGTTCGTCTTCATCGTGAATCCGTTAGGCGTGCAGGCCGACGGCACGAAGAGCGAGGCGGGCGGGTTCATCCCGGGGTCCAACGTCATGCCGGGGCAGAACGACCTCAGCGCCGACTTCCGCTGGCAGTCGAAGGGACGCGTCACCGAGTGGGGCTACGAGGTCGAGATCCGCATCCCGTTCGCGAGCCTGCGCTATCCGGTGGGCGCGCCGCAGCGGTGGGGGCTGCAGATCGTGCGGCACGTGCAGCACTCCGGCTACGAGGAGACGTGGACGCCGGCGCGGCGCGCGTCGGCGTCGTTCATCGCGCAGGCGGGGAAGCTCGTCGGGCTCGCGGGGATGCGGCACGGGCAGGTCGTGGAGCTGAACCCCGAGCTCACGAACACCGCCGCCGGCGCCGCGGCCGCACCGTCCGGCGACTGGCGCTACCGGAACGACGCGCAGCTCGGCGGCAACGTGCGCTGGGCGGTGGGCAGCGACGTCGTGCTGAACGGCACGGTGAAGCCCGACTTCTCGCAGGTCGAGGCGGACGCGACGCAGATCGCCACCGACCAGCGGTTCGCGCTGTTCTATCCGGAGCGGCGGCCGTTCTTCGTCGAGGGAAGCGACCAGTTCAACGTGCCCAACACGCTCGTCTACACGCGCCGCATCGTGCGGCCGGAAGCGGCGGCGAAGCTGACGGGGAAGATCGGACGCAGCGACGTCGCCGTGCTGTCCGCGGTCGACGACCGCGCGACGACGAGCGACGCGTCGCGCCCGCTCGTGAACATCGTGCGGCTGCGGCGCGACTTCGGGCGCCAGAACACGGCGGGGATCCTGTACAGCGGGCGCACGAGCGGCGCGCGCGCGACAACCACGTCGCCGGCGCCGACGCGCGCGTGGTGTTCCGCCGCATCTACTTCGCGCAGGTGCAGGCGGTGCAGAGCGTGACGTCGGAGGGCGGCGAGACGCGCTCGTCGCCGATGTGGGAGGGCGTCGTCGATCGCACGGGACGGAACTGGGGCTTTCACTACAACGTCATCGGCATCGGCCCGCGCTTCCAGACGGACAACGGCTTCGTGCCGCGCACCGGCTACGTGCAGCCGAGCTTCTCGAACCGCTTCACCGTGTACGGCCGTCCCGGCGGGCTGTTCGAGCGCTACAACGTGTTCGCCACGACCGCGGGGCTGTGGCGCTACGCCGACTTCTTCGCCGGCCGCAGCGTGCTCGAGGACCGCGTGTCCGCGTCGAACCAGATCACGCTGCGCGGCGGGTGGAGCGTGAACGTCAACCCCACGCTCGCGAGCTTCGCGTTCGACCCGGCGAGCTACGGGGGACTGTTCGTGAACAGGAACGCGAACGACGCCGGCATCGTGCCGTTCGTGCCGTCGGCGCGCATCGCGACGCTCACGAGCGCGTACAGCATCTCCACGCCGCAGTTCCGCCGCTTCTTCGCGTCGGTCGGCGGATCGATCGGGAACGACGTCGACTTCGCGGAGACGTCGCGCGCGCGCGGCGGCGCGACTACAACGCCACGCTCGACCTGCGCCCGAGCGACCGGCTGCGCGTGAGCGCGACGTACGTGAGCTCGCGCTTCACGCGCCGGAGCGACGGCGAGGCGACGCTCGTGACGCGCATCCCGCGCCTCAAGATGGAGTACCAGCTCGCGCGGCCGGTGTTCGTGCGCGTGGTGTCGCAGTACGAGTCGAGCCGCCGCGCACCGCTCCGCGACCCGGCGACCGGCGGCGTGCTGCTTGTCCCCGGCTCGAGTCCGGGCACGTTCGTGGCCTCCGCCGAGCGGGCGAGCAACGCGCTGCGCACCGACTGGCTGTTCTCGTACCGGCCGGCGCCGGGCACCGTGTTCTTCGTCGGCTACGGCAACACGCTCACCGAGCCGCAGGCGCTCGCGTTCTCGGGGCTGCGCCGCACGGGCGACGCGCTGTTCGTGAAGGCGAGCTACGTGTTCCGGGCGACGCGACAGGAGTGACAGGACCCGGGCTCGGTCTGGACAGGATGACAGGATGGACAGGATGAGAACCAACGACAAAGGCACTGCACTAGTCGTTTGGTTCACGTCCTGTCCGTCCTGTCATCGTGTCCGCTTTTCGTTCCTTCGGTTCGTCATCCTGTCCGAGCCGTTCCCCCGTCGATCCTGTCGCGCCGCCGCCACTGTGGCGCGCGTCACACCGGGCGCTCGTGTCGAGCGTCACGCGGGAGGGACCGCGCGATGTTGACCGGTGTGCGGCCCGGTCGTCCTGTGAGGGACAGGCGCCGGCGATTCGGCGCGCCGTGCCCCCACGCAGTGAGGACGCAACGATGTTCAGGCGCCGCAAGCCGCAGGTCGCGGGAGACGGGCTGGTGGTCGGCAGCGAGGACGCGGTGCGCGGCACGCTCGCCGCGCGCACGGTGACCGTCGCCGGCCACGTGGACGGCACGCTCGACGTCGCGGGCGCGCTGTTCGTGCTGGAGTCGGGACGCGTGAGCGGCATGGTGCGGGCGACCCGGTTCGTCGCGGAGGCGGGCGCCGTCGTGCGCGCCACGTGTCGCATCGGCGTGCCGGCCGCGTCGGAGGGCGACGCGCTCACCGCCGACGCGCCGGCGCGCAAGGCGGTGCTGAAGCTCACGCCGCGCGCCATGCAGCGCGTCGCGCCCCAGGGCCCGGGCGGTGCCTAACGCTCGCGCGGCGCGCGCCCGGTCGACGGCGCGTGAGGAGGGTCGGTCGGCGGGGGATGCGCAGGACGTGCGGCTGCTCGTGGTGCGGCACGCGCGCCCGGTGCGCGAGATCCGCGTCCGGCCCCGCACGATCTGGCGCGTCGCCACGGTCGCTGCGCTCGCGCTGTGGCTCGTGCCGCTCGCGTTCCTCGCCGGCGTGGCCCGGCAGGCGCGCGACGACCGTGCGCGGCTCGCCGTCGACGTGCAGTCGCTCACCGCGCGCACGGCGCGGCTCTCGGCCGACGTCGCGGCGCTCGAGCACTCGGTCGGCGTCGCCGCCGCCCGCGCCGCCCGCGACTCGGCCACGCCCACCGCGGTGCTCGTGGATCGCGCGTCGGCGGCGAACGGGTGGGTGGACGACATCGAGCGGCGCGTCGGCACGGTGCGCGACCACGTGGTGTCGCGTCTGCGCTCGATTCCCACCGGCGTGCCGATCGTCGCGCGACTGTCGTCGGGCTTCGGATGGCGCACGAACCCGTTCGGCGGCGGACGCGCCGAGTTCCACCCCGGGCTCGACATCCCGGCCGCGTACGGCTCGCCGGTGAAGGCCACCGCCGACGGCGTCGTGGAGTACGCGGAGTGGCGCAACGGCTACGGCCTCGCCGTCGCGATCCGCCACGCCGACGGTTTCAGCACCCTGTTCGGGCACCTGTCGTCGGCCACGGTGCACGCGGGCGACCACGTGACGCGCGGCACGGTCGTCGGCCGCGTCGGCAACGAGGGGCGCTCGACCGGCCCGCACGTCCACTACGAGGTTCGCCGCTTCGGCAAGGCGGTCGATCCGCGACGCGTTCGCGCCGCGCCGCCCTCGCCGGCCCCAGACTCAACCCGTTAGGCACCATGCCACAGCCACTCGAGCACGAGATCGCCGAGCCGCGCGAGCTCCCGCCGCCCGCGCCGAAGAAGGGACCGCCGCTCACCGTGGTGGCCGAGGGGACGAACGTCGACGGCCGGGTGCAGGTCACCGGCGACCTGCGTGTCGACGGCGAGGTGCGCGGTCCGCTGCTCTCGGCCGGCGCGACGTGCGAGGTGAGCCCCGACGGCACCGTCGTCGTGCAGTCCGCGCGTGCGGCGACGCTCGTCGTGCACGGCACGCTCCGCGCCGACGACGTGGCCGCGCGCCGCGTCATGGTCGCCGCCGGCGGTGCGCTGCACGCGCGCGTCGTCGCCGCCGAGTCGGTGGAAGTGGAGACGGGCGGCGTGCTCGAGGCGGAGCTGGAGATCGGGCACGGCTGACGCGCGCGCTCAGTTGCGACAGCGCACGCGGTAGAACCTCGGCTCGGGCCCGAAGTGGAGCGTCAGGCCGCGCTCCAGCATCGAGGCGCGCAGGTAGTTGTACGTCTGCCTTGTAGCGTACGCCGCCAGCACGACGGTGGATTTCAGCTCCACGACGAGCGAGTCGTCGACGAGCGTGTCGATGCGCTGCCGCCGCACGACCTCGCCGCGGTAGTACACGTCGACCCAGACCTCGTGCTCGACGCGGTGTCCGCGCAGCTGGAGCTCGCGGCCGAGCGCCGCCTTGTGGGGACATGCTCGAAGGTGCGAGCGCGGGGGCTGAGCACGTAGGCGAGGGAACGCGGACGCATCATTTCCATCGCGTTACCATCGGACACATACGGCCGTTGAGCCTCATGGGTCCGATCGTAACGCAATGGAGGTGATGCGTCCTCCAGCCGAGCGCGCTGCTGCTCAGGCCCGCCACCATGGCCGTCGATGCGCAGGTCAGAGATCCAGCAACGCGGTGCCGACGTATTCCCGTCGCTCGCCGCCGTTCGCCGCTCTCTCACCATGTCGCAGGAGACCTCCGATGCGCTTGCCCGCACTCCGAGGTCGGCCCCTCGCTCGCTATGCTGGGCCGATCGCCGCTGCTCTCGTCGTCGTCGCCGCCGCCGCTGGCGTCGTCGTGGCGTCCGACCACCAGGACACGCCGCTCGTCGAGATGAATCAGCGCTTCGACGTGAACGACGTGTACGCGTTCCCGGGCTCGACGCCCGACCGGATCGCGCTGGTGCTCGGCACGTCGTCGCCGCTCACCCCCGCCCGCACGCCGACCGCGCGCTTCGGCACCGTGAACGAGGCGCTGTACCAGATCAAGGTCGACAACAACGGCGACGGCGTCGAGGACCTGGTGTTCCAGGTGACGTTCGCCGGCAACGATCGGCAGACCGTGCGCCTCGTCGGCCCCGTGCGGCCGAACCAGACCGGCACGGCGAACACGCTGGTGACGAACCCCGCGCGCACGCTCACGGGCCGCACCGGGGAGATCCTCGGCTCGCCGACCGGCGTGCAGCTGTTCGCCGGCCCGCGCGACGATCCGTTCTTCATCGACCTCGAGGCGTTCTTCCGCATCCTGCCCGACCGCGAGCCGGTGAACGGGCCGCTGTCCCAGATCCCGCAGGGACCGCTCACGTTCCGCCCGCAGGGACAGGCCGTCGACTTCGTGCGGGGGATCAACGACCTCGCGATCGTCATCGAGCTGCCGGTCTCCATGCTGAGCGACGGCGGCCGCCGATCGCGGTTCGGCATCTGGGGCACGACGAGCATGATGCGCAGCGCCGGCGCGATCTGACCGCGACCACACCACATCGACACCGACACCGAGGAGCACGATTCCCATGCGCAACCTTCGACCGTGGGCCGCGGCCGCTCTCGCCGCGCTGGCCCTCGCGGCCTGCCGCGACACGGACCGCTCGCCCCTGGCGCCTAACGAGCCGAGCTTCGCCACGTCCTCGTCCGCGATCTACGACCAGGTGGAGTTCCTGGGCAACCCGCTCGTGAGCGAGGTCACGATCCAGAAGGCGAACCACGACCTGTACAATCGCACGCAGCCGTACAACACGGCGACGTTCGCGCCGCAGACCGGCGCGTTCGTCACGGGCGTCGCCGGACGCCCCCAGGCGTACGCGAACACGATCGCGAGCGTGCTCTATCCCGACATGCTCGTCGTCGACACATCGAAGCCCGGCTCGACGGCGGGCTGGCTCTCGTGGGCGCTCGCGAACGGCTACGGCGGCCGCAAGCTCACCGACGACGTCGTCGACATCGCGCTCATCGCGGTGTTCTCCGACCTGCTGAGCCCCGTCGGCGCCAGCTGCTCGCCCGGCCAGCTCCCACTGTGCACGGACAACGTGGGCGCGAACGACCGCGCGTTCTCGCCGACGTTCCCCTACCTGGCGACGCCTAACAGCTGAGGGCAGGAGGGCAGGAGGGCAGGAGGGCAGGAGAGTCCGAAGCTCCACTGCCCTCCTGCCCTCCTGCCCTCCTGCCCTCAGGGTTCAGCCATCAGCTCCGCCCGCAGGTGCCAGCAGCGAAACAGCTCCGCGATGAACCCCATCCGCTGGTCGAGCGATGACCAGTCGACGGCGCCGCTGCCGGCGGGGCCCTGGGGCGCGTGGTCGACGCGCGACAGCAGCGTGCGGAGGGCAGGGAGCGAGGGCGCGCGCAGCTCGGGTGGGTACGCGCCGCGCACGTCGCGGCCGAGTCGCACGACGGCGCCCGGCAGGTGGATCGTCATCAGCGTCTCGGTGAGCACGACGCGCAGCTCGCGGCGCACCGCGTCGCACAGCGCGTCCGCCGCGACGTCGAGCGGGAGTGGGCGGCCGAGCCGACGCGCGAGCCACGCGCGCGCGCGGCGCCACGGCGACGGCAGCAGCGCCGCGAGCAGCGCCGCCCGCGCCGCCTCGGCGTCGAACGCGGCGTCCATCGCGGCCGAGATCTCCGGCTGCAGGCGCGTCTGCTCGTGCAGCCCCACCAGCAGGTTGCCGAGCAGCAGCTGCTCGGCGCGGGCGACGTCGTCGGTCGCCGCGCACGCCGACGCGTAGGAACGGAACGCGTCGGCGAGCAGGCGCTGGCCCTCCGGCGGCTCGCCGGCGCGCAGGGCGTCGCAGAACGCATCGGTTGCCTCGCGGGGCTGCGCGAGCCAGCGCGCGAACTCGCGGCCGATCTCGGCGAACACCTTCAGGTTCCCCGCCGCGACGGCCGCGGATGCGCGTCGCGTCGCGGCGTCGATGCCTAACGCCTCGCGCAGCGTCGCGAGCAGCGGGCCGGCGTCGGCGGCGAGCTGTCGTGCCAACCCCTCGACGGCCGCGCGCACCTCGGCGCGACCGAGCACGTCGTCCGCCGCGCGCTCCAGGTCCTCGCCGCGGATCGTGATGCCGGCCTGCGCCGACGCCCACGTCGCGAACGTGCACCAGTTCGCCCCCGGCGCCGCACGCACCGCCACCGCAGCCGAGAGCTCGTGGTAGCAGCGCGTGATGCGCCGGTTGCGCGCGACGGGGTCCGGCATCGCCGCGATCTCGTCCACCTCCGACACGCTCGGCACGCCGGCAAGATACGGCCGGTGCGCGGCCGCCGCGTCAGCCGGCGGTCGACTGGAGGTATTCCGCGTAGCCCTCCTCGACGGCCGCCGCGTTCCGCGCCTGGAAGCGCCACAGCCACCAGGCGAAGATGAGGACCGGGATGCCGAACCACGCCATGAAGATGGTCACCGTCATCAGCGCGCCGACGCCGGCGCTGATCTTCGCGAGCAGCTTGAGATGATTGTACGGTGCGAGCAGCGTCTGCTTCTGCGCGTGCAGCACGTCGGGATCTCGCGAGCCGGTGGCCTTGAGCGTGCCGACGACCGATTTTCTGTCGACGGGGACGAAAGGATTCGCTGCCCCTGCTGGCATCAGGCCCATGTGCTCTCCTCCCGCGAGTTGATGAAGTCGAACCGCCTCGACCCGCATTGCGCGGGGCTCGCGGAAAAACCGTCATCCCACGCCGCCGCGCCATGAACCACACGCACTACGTCGACGGCCGGTTCGTCCCGTCTCACGCCGCGGCATCGCTCGACGTCATCGACCCGTCGACCGAGGAGGTCATCGCCCGCGTCCCGGAGGGCAGCGCCGAGGACGTGAATGCCGCCGTGGCCGCCGCGCGTCGCGCGTTCGACGGGGGGCCGTGGCGCGACGTCACCGCGCAGGAGCGCGGGCGGATCCTGTTCCGGCTCGCCGAGGTCGTGCGCGCGAACGCCGCCGCGCTGGCCAAGCTCGAGACGCGCAACAACGGGAAGCCGATCGCCGAGGCGGAGGCCGACATCGCCGACGTGGCGACGTGCTTCGAGTACTATGGTGGCCTGGCGACGAAGATCCACGGCGACGTCATCCCCGTCCCCGACGACGCGCTGAGCCTCGCGCTGCGCGAGCCGATCGGCGTCGCCGGGCAGATCATCCCGTGGAACTACCCGCTGCTCATGGCGGCGTGGAAGCTCGCGCCCGCGATCTGCGCCGGCTGCACGATGGTCATCAAGCCCGCCGAGCAGACGCCGCTCACGCTGCTCGCGCTCGCCGCGCACTTCGCCGACGTCGGACTGCCGCCGGGCGTCGTGAACGTCGTCACCGGCGCCGGCGACACCGGTGCCGCGCTCGTCGCGCATCCCGACGTCGACAAGATCGCGTTCACCGGCAGCGCGGAGGTGGGCCGCCGTGTGATGCGCAGCGCGGCCGACACGCTGAAGAAGGTCTCGCTGGAGCTCGGCGGGAAGTCGCCGAACATCCTGTTCGCCGACGCCGACTTCGAGGCGAGCGTCGACGGCGCGCTGTTCGGGCTGTTCGTCAACCAGGGCGAGGTGTGCTCCGCGGGCAGCCGCATCCTCGTCGAGCGCTCGATCTACGGGAAGGTGCTCGACGCGATGGTGGAGAAGGCGCGCCGCATCCCGTTAGGCCCGGGGCTCGACCGCGCGAGCAAGATGGGACCGCTCGTCAGCCGCGAGCAGTTCGACCGCGTGCGCGGCTACCAGGAGCTCGGCAAGCGCGAGGCGAAGCTCGCGCTGGGCGGCGGGCGCGCGACGGGCGGGCGGCTCGACCGCGGGCTGTTCGTCGAGCCGACGATCTTCTACGACGTCGACAACTCCGCCCGCATCGCGCGCGAGGAGATCTTCGGGCCGGTCGCCGCGGTCATCCCGTTCGACGACGAGGCGCACGCGCTCGCGATCGCGAACGACAGCCCGTACGGGCTCGCCGCGGCGGTGTGGACGCGCGACATCTTCCGCGCCATGCGCACGGTGAAGCGGCTGCGCGCGGGGATCGTGTGGGTGAACCACATGCAGCCGACGTTCGTCGAGGCGCCGTGGGGCGGCTGGAAGCAGAGCGGGATCGGGCGCGAGCTGGGGAAGTGGGGCGTGGAGGAGTACCTGCACGTGAAGCAGGTGCACGTGAACCTCGACGAGCGGCCGATCGGCTGGTACTGACGCGGGTCATTCCCGCGCCTTGCGCGTCCGCACCAGCAGCGCGCCGTTCGCGCAGCGGCACGAGTTGCCGTAGTCGTACCAGGCGTCGCGCGGCTGCGCGAACCGGATCTCACGGACCTCGGAGAGGGGGACCGTGTTCAGCAGCGACACGTCGCCCGCGTACACGCCGTCGACGTAGACGGCGATCTCCGGGCGACTCGAGAAGCCAAGCGCGCGAGTGGAGCCGTGCAGGAAATGCGGGCGCAGGTGACGCACCGCGTCGAGCGTGAGCATGTCGCTCGACGTCGCGATCTCCGATGCGGTCAGCACCTCGAAGTCGAGCGGCGCCCGCCGCGCGCGGGTGCCGGCGCTCGACGTTCGCTCGTAGCCGCTCGTCGTCGCGCACGCGGTGGCGACGAGAGCGAGGCACAGTCCACGGATCACGGGCGCACGCATCGGAACCTCCGCGAGGAAGTCATTCGGACGGTCGATCGGATCACACCGAGCGAGCAACCGAACCGCGGCGCCTGCGGTCCTTCTGCTTCGTAGACACTTCTCCCTACGGCGACGTTGGGTATGCGCGCGCGTGGATGTGACGAACGGATCCAACGATCGTCGTCCGGCGGCCTCTCCCCTTGTGCTTCTACAAGAGCGGTCGTATGCTTGGCGCGAGGACACCATCATGCTGAGCGAGATCTGGAGCGACGTGCGCTACCGCCTGCGCGCGCTGTTCGACCGCGACGCGCTCGAGCGCGAGCTGGACGCGGAGCTGCGCTTTCATCTGGAGCGCGAGGCCGAGCGCCTCGAGCGCGCCGGGCTGTCCCGCGACGACGCAATGCGGCGCGCGCGCGCCGAGTTCGGGCGGGTCGACCGCGTGAAGGAGGCGAGCCGCCGCGCGCGCGGCACCGTGGCGCTGGAGTCCGTGCTGCACGACCTCCGCATCTCGGTGCGCGCGCTGTCCGCGAGCCGCGGGTTCACGCTCGGCGTCGTGCTCACGTTCGCGCTGGGCATCGGCGTGAACACGACGATGTTCGGCGTCGTCGACCGGCTGCTGCTGCGGCCACCGCCGTTCCTGCGCGACGTGCCGCGCGTGCACCGCGTGTACATGAAGAGCGTACGCGACGGCGTGGAGCGCACCCACGACGCGACGTCGATCGCGCGATACCTCGACCTGCAGCGCGGCAACCACACGCTGTCCTCGCTCGTCGCGTTCGACACCTGGCACGTGGCGGTCGGCGAGGGCGAGGCGACGCGCGAGCTGCCGGTCGCCGCGGTGAGCGGGGGCTTCTTCGCGCTGTTCGACGCGCGGCCCGCGCTCGGCCGCTTCATCACCCCGCAGGACGACCGCATGCCCACGGGCACGCCGGTCGTCGTGCTCGGCGACGCGTACTGGCGCGCCGCGCTCGGCGCGCGGCGCGACGTGCTGGGCCGGCAGCTGCGCGTCGGCCGCATGCTGTTCACGGTCGTCGGCGTCGCACCGCCGGGGTTCGTCGGGCTCGGCGACGGCGAGGTGCCGGCGATGTACACGCCGCTCGCCGCGTTCGCCTGGAACGCGCGCCCCGAGGACCACACGCGCGACTACCACTGGCAGTGGCCGCAGCTGCTCGCCACGCGCGCGCCCGGTGTCGACGTCGCGACCGCGCAGGCCGACCTCACGGCGGCCCTCGCGCGGAGCTGGCTCGCGCGCAACGCCGTCGAGCCGAGCGGCGCGTCGCCGG
This DNA window, taken from Gemmatirosa kalamazoonensis, encodes the following:
- a CDS encoding carbohydrate binding family 9 domain-containing protein; translation: MSLSLVLAALVAVTDSATHNGRAGQTTVPAVRADTTIDVDGRLDEPVWRRAALLTGFSLYQPADGRPAPDSTEVLVWYSPTAMHFGVRAYEPHGPVQATLADRDRVSADDNVEIQLDTFDEGRRAFVFIVNPLGVQADGTKSEAGGFIPGSNVMPGQNDLSADFRWQSKGRVTEWGYEVEIRIPFASLRYPVGAPQRWGLQIVRHVQHSGYEETWTPARRASASFIAQAGKLVGLAGMRHGQVVELNPELTNTAAGAAAAPSGDWRYRNDAQLGGNVRWAVGSDVVLNGTVKPDFSQVEADATQIATDQRFALFYPERRPFFVEGSDQFNVPNTLVYTRRIVRPEAAAKLTGKIGRSDVAVLSAVDDRATTSDASRPLVNIVRLRRDFGRQNTAGILYSGRTSGARATTTSPAPTRAWCSAASTSRRCRRCRA
- a CDS encoding bactofilin family protein, yielding MFRRRKPQVAGDGLVVGSEDAVRGTLAARTVTVAGHVDGTLDVAGALFVLESGRVSGMVRATRFVAEAGAVVRATCRIGVPAASEGDALTADAPARKAVLKLTPRAMQRVAPQGPGGA
- a CDS encoding M23 family metallopeptidase translates to MPNARAARARSTAREEGRSAGDAQDVRLLVVRHARPVREIRVRPRTIWRVATVAALALWLVPLAFLAGVARQARDDRARLAVDVQSLTARTARLSADVAALEHSVGVAAARAARDSATPTAVLVDRASAANGWVDDIERRVGTVRDHVVSRLRSIPTGVPIVARLSSGFGWRTNPFGGGRAEFHPGLDIPAAYGSPVKATADGVVEYAEWRNGYGLAVAIRHADGFSTLFGHLSSATVHAGDHVTRGTVVGRVGNEGRSTGPHVHYEVRRFGKAVDPRRVRAAPPSPAPDSTR
- a CDS encoding bactofilin family protein: MPQPLEHEIAEPRELPPPAPKKGPPLTVVAEGTNVDGRVQVTGDLRVDGEVRGPLLSAGATCEVSPDGTVVVQSARAATLVVHGTLRADDVAARRVMVAAGGALHARVVAAESVEVETGGVLEAELEIGHG
- a CDS encoding DUF4331 family protein → MASDHQDTPLVEMNQRFDVNDVYAFPGSTPDRIALVLGTSSPLTPARTPTARFGTVNEALYQIKVDNNGDGVEDLVFQVTFAGNDRQTVRLVGPVRPNQTGTANTLVTNPARTLTGRTGEILGSPTGVQLFAGPRDDPFFIDLEAFFRILPDREPVNGPLSQIPQGPLTFRPQGQAVDFVRGINDLAIVIELPVSMLSDGGRRSRFGIWGTTSMMRSAGAI
- a CDS encoding DUF4331 family protein; the encoded protein is MRNLRPWAAAALAALALAACRDTDRSPLAPNEPSFATSSSAIYDQVEFLGNPLVSEVTIQKANHDLYNRTQPYNTATFAPQTGAFVTGVAGRPQAYANTIASVLYPDMLVVDTSKPGSTAGWLSWALANGYGGRKLTDDVVDIALIAVFSDLLSPVGASCSPGQLPLCTDNVGANDRAFSPTFPYLATPNS
- a CDS encoding aldehyde dehydrogenase family protein yields the protein MNHTHYVDGRFVPSHAAASLDVIDPSTEEVIARVPEGSAEDVNAAVAAARRAFDGGPWRDVTAQERGRILFRLAEVVRANAAALAKLETRNNGKPIAEAEADIADVATCFEYYGGLATKIHGDVIPVPDDALSLALREPIGVAGQIIPWNYPLLMAAWKLAPAICAGCTMVIKPAEQTPLTLLALAAHFADVGLPPGVVNVVTGAGDTGAALVAHPDVDKIAFTGSAEVGRRVMRSAADTLKKVSLELGGKSPNILFADADFEASVDGALFGLFVNQGEVCSAGSRILVERSIYGKVLDAMVEKARRIPLGPGLDRASKMGPLVSREQFDRVRGYQELGKREAKLALGGGRATGGRLDRGLFVEPTIFYDVDNSARIAREEIFGPVAAVIPFDDEAHALAIANDSPYGLAAAVWTRDIFRAMRTVKRLRAGIVWVNHMQPTFVEAPWGGWKQSGIGRELGKWGVEEYLHVKQVHVNLDERPIGWY